TCAGCAACAACCCGAACGCTAGATCAGTGTTTTGCCCAGCCTCCGGCTTCTCACTGACACGCCAGAAGACCGTACCGCACTCAAAGTAGAGCCGATACCAACGTTCGTTGAAGCATAGGTGAGCCACGTTCACCTGATCGGTAATTTGCAGCCCTTCATAGAAGTGCTGCAGCACGAAGCCAGTGCACTGTAGGCCTAGCAGCTGCGGCTCCTCGCCGTTGATGCAATAGTGGGGCACGGTAGATTTTCTTGGCGCCTAACAGTGATTAGATAGTCTTCTTCACTAACACATTAGTAGAGCCAGCGGTCTAACTCCGCACTGCAGGGTGTAACCATCCATAGCAAGCACTTAAAAATCAATAAGTTACACAGAAGGCTATACGGCTGAGCGTATTCGCTTGACTTCCACATTTTGCGCTTTCATTACTACTGGACAGATATACACAAAAGCACTGCGACGGTGCAAGGACAGCGAGGGTGCGTGTCGAAATCAACGGGCGACATAGTGCCGCAATGGGCAGGAGGGATGAGCCGAAAAGCCTCGATTTTGCTGGCTTTGGGCAGCGATGGGCAGCAACGGGCATCCGTAAAAACGGGTTCAAATTCCTATCTTCCCGCCTGCAAAAAGCTGCGTGACTCAATGGGGTACGGGGTTTTGCGTTTCTTTGAAAAAATGCAGAGTCGTTTGGGGGGCGAATCCAGTACCAAACCGCTCTGCTCAGACATATACCGGCCCATGCGCTCTTAGTCATGGTCGTGTCGGCATGGCCTAGCTGCTTGTCCAGCCATTCCAGTGTGACGTGGTTTGAACTGGCCTGGCTCGGATACGTATGCCGGACTTCAGGCTTTCCTGTAAGAGCCAGGTGCTTCGCCTGTCCAGGCTTTGAAGGCACGCTGGAAGGCTGCGCTATCTGAAAAACCGAGCTCTTCGGCGAGCTTGCTAAGTGGCACGTCTGAGCAGGTCAGGCGCTCGATTGCAATGTCGCGTCGAAGCTGATTTTTGATCATGCGGAAGGAAATACCTTCGTTATTCAGGTCGCGCTGCAAGGTGCTGGTTGAAATGTGGAGCGCCTTGGCAATGACGCCAAGCTCGGGCCAGTCCAGCCTGTTCTGCAGAAGGAAGGCGCGCACTTTGGCCGAGGTGGGCTGATCGAGGCGCTGTGGTGCAACCAGGATATCCGGCGTTCTCGCGATGAAGCTCTTTATCTCGCTCAAGCTCATCTGCCAGCGTTGCGACAGGGCTTCGGCACCGAACCAGATGATCGTGCTTGGACGGTCAAAGCGAATTTTTCCCGGTAGCAGTTGTTTGCACTCGGCCACATGCTTGGGTTGAGGCGTTGCCAGGTCAAATGCTGGATTCGGAAGTGGCTGCCCATAAAGCCAGTTCATGAGTCGCAGCAGCACGATCACCAGAATCTCATGAGCAAATGCTCTCTCCGGTAGATAGCTCGGTGGAATGTCGATGCGCAGCCCAGCCATCGCCCCATCACGTATCAGCAGCACGGTCACGTCATCGTGAAGCAGGTTCATCGCCTTACAGGCCTGGCGAATAGAGCCCTCGAAGGTGCTGCTACCTACGACTGATTGCACCATCAACGCGAGCGAACCTCGCCTCAGCCTTCTGGAGAACAGCCCGACGCCTTCATCATCCAGCGCTTCCATGATGCTTCTGAACAAGCTCATGTACTGGGCGATGGTCACTCGGGCATCAGGTTGTTCCAGCAAGTCAGCTGACATGCCTGCCCCTATCAGAAAGGGAGCAGAGGATCGCTCCATCCGCTTAAGCCCTGCGAGTAGGCCCTGAACGAATGCGACCGAGATGGTCGTGTGCGGTGGGAGTGTCGTCGACATATCCAGATTGAGGTCTTCTGACATTGGGTTGAAGTGAGTTGCTATCGCTGTCAGCCATGCTGATTCATAGCATCGCAGACACCTCAATCCAACTGTGAGAGCCGCAATGAGCGTGCGTGTCTGTGTATCCGGGGTTGGCATGATCCCCTTCAGCAAACCTGGTGCCAGTGAGACCTATGATGTCATGGCGGGTGCGGCTGTTCGTGCTGCGCTGCATGATGCAGGTATCGACTACGCGCGTATCGAGCAAGCTTATGTGGGCTATGTCTACGGTGATTCAGCCTATGGGCAGAAATCGCTGTATCCCATCGGCATGACCGGCATCCCCATTTTCAACGTCAATAACAATTGCGCGACTGGGGCTACCGCATTGTTCCTTGCTCGCCAAGCCATTGAGAGTAGGGCTGCAGATTGCGTGCTCGCTTTGGGCTTCGAGCAAATGACACCTGGTGCCCTAGACTACATGTTCAACGACCGCCCCCGGTCGCTCTCTCGCTTTGAACAGCTTACTGATGAACTGTTGGGCAGCAGCAACAAGCTACCTTTTGCTCTGCGCTGCTTTGGTGGCGCCGGTTACGAGCATATGAAGCGGTTTGGCACCAAGCTCGAAACCTTCGCCAAAATTCGGGCCAAGGCCAGTCGGCACGCTGCGCAAAACCCTCTGGCTTTGTTCAAGAAAGAAGTGAGTGCTGATGACGTCATGGCGGCAGAAACACTGTGGCCTGGCGTGATGACGCGTTTGATGGCTTGCCCGCCGACTTGCGGTGCGGCAGCGGCCATTCTCTGCTCTGAGGCATTTGCCAGAAAGCACGGCTTGAGCACCGAGGTTCAAATTCGTGCGCAAGCGATGACGACTGACTACAGCGCAGCCTTTGCTGCCAAGGATATGCGCGAGTTGGTTGGTGCCAGCATGGCAAAGTCCGCTGCCTATCAAGTCTATGAAAAGGCAGGTGTCGGAACCGAAGACATTCAGGTCATCGAGCTGCACGACTGCTTCGCCCATAACGAACTCATCACCTACGAGGCACTCGGTCTTTGCGCAGAAGGCGAAGCGGAGAAGTTCGTCGAGGACGGCGATAACACCTACGGGGGGCAATACGTCACCAACCCTTCGGGAGGTCTTCTCTCCAAGGGGCATCCACTCGGCGCCACCGGACTGGCGCAGTGCTTTGAACTGGTAGAGCAGCTTCGCGGTATGGCTGGTGCCCGTCAGGTGGAGGGCGCTCGCTTTGCTCTTCAGCACAATCTCGGATTGGGCGGAGCGTGCGTTGTGAGCCTCTTCGAGCGGGTCGGCGCAGGTGTGGCGTGATCGATCGAAATTGGATCGGCCAGACCTATGTGCGATCACAGCCCCATTAATGTTGATAGCGACTTTGCCCGTGCGGCTGGCCTGCCTGACGTCATCGGGCACGGAACGCTCAGCATGGCCTGGCTCGGCATGTTGCTCACGCAGTGGGTTCCTCTGTCTTGGATTCAGAAACCGGATGTCCGCTTCAGTGGCATCTGCGGGCTTGCAACCGTGGCGACTTGCTCTGGGGGAGCCCGCGTCGATGCCTACGGCGTGCATCTACCGCCGAAAGCGGTGGATCAGCGCAGCGAAGAAAAACTCGTTGGTGAGGCACTGATTGCCAAGCCTCAATCACTCGAAAAAGGTGAAGCATGAGCAACGCACTGCAAGGAAAAGTGGCACTTATTACCGGCTCTGGCCGTGGCATTGGCCGGGCTGTCGCCCTGAAGTTCGCCTCTCAAGGGGCTCGGGTGGTCATCAACGATCTGGATGCCGAAGTCGCAGACAGCGTTGTTCAGGAGATCATCGCGCTGGGTGGTGAAGCCGTCAGTTGCAACGGCAGTGTCACTGCCGAAGGGTTTGCCGAGCGCTTTATCAAGACAGCGGTCGACTGCTTTGGTGGCCTCGACATCATCGTTAACAACGCGGGTTACACCTGGGACAACGTCATTCAGAAGATGAGTGACGAGCAGTGGCACGACATCATCGATTGCCACCTGACTGCGCCGTTCAAGATCCTTCGTGCTGCCCAGCCCGTGATCCGTGAATCGGTCAAATCGGAGTCTGCTCGAGGCGAGCGGGTACTCCGGCGCGTCATCAACATCTCCTCCCTGGCTGGTGTGTTTGGGAACGCTGGCCAAATCAATTACTCCGCAGGCAAGGCCGGCATCATCGGCATGACCCAGGCGCTGGCCAAGGAGTGGGGACGACTCAACACGACCGTCAACTGTGTCGCCTTCGGTTTGATTCAGACGCGTCTCACCGTGAAGGCCTCCGATAACCAGACCATGAATATCGATGGCCGGGAAATCAAAGTGGGTATCAGCGACGAGATTGCGGCTGCTTCCAAGCACATCATTCCCCTGGGCCGCTTCGGCACCACTGAAGAGGCTGCGGGGGCCGTCTACCTGTTCGCCATCCCGGAAGCCGACTATGTGAGCGGCCAGACCCTTGTCTGCGCTGGCGGTATCACTGGCGTTTAACCTCCCGAGGATTCAAAGATGCAGAATGGACATAGCCATCATCCCTGGATGACTGAGGAGCTATCGGCGACTCGTGAGCAGGCTCGCCGCTTCGCAGAAAAAGAGGTGGCGCCTCGGGTAGAGTCCTGGAGAGAGGTAGGCCACAGCGACCCACAGGTATGGAAACAACTCGCCGACCTCGGGCTGCTACTCCCTGAGCTGTCGGAAGAGTATGGCGGCTCTGGCGGCTCGCTGGCCTACCAGTTGGTGGTGCAGGAAGAGCTGGCGCGCGTTGAGGCGGGGCTCGGCATCGTGACGGTGCACTCCATTGCCGCACACTACATCTTGAACTACGGCACAGATGAGCAGAAGCAGCGCTGGCTCCCTCGTTTGGCCAGCGGAGAGCTGCTGGCCGCTATCGCCATGTCCGAGCCTGGAGCAGGAAGCGATCTGCAAGGCGTTCGGACGCGAGCAACACGAGAGGGTGAGGAGTACGTGATCAATGGCTCCAAGATTTTCATATCTGGCGGTTACAACGCCGGGTTGATCATCGTGGTCTGCAAGACCGATCTGACCCAGGGAGCCAAAGGCATCTCGTTGATCGTTGTCGAAACGAAGGCGCTGGCAGGTTTCAAGGTGGGCCGGTTGCTCAACAAGATCGGACTAAAGGCCTCCGATACGGCGGAGCTGTTCTTCGATGAAGTCCGGGTTCCGGCGGGTAATCTCCTAGGCGGTGTGGAGGGCCGTGGTTTCTATCAACTGATGCAGGAGCTGCCATTTGAACGGATGCAAATTGCTGCGGGAGCCGTTGCAGTGGTGGAGCGTGCGGTAGAGCTCACGGTTCAATACACCAAGGAGCGCAAAGCTTTTGGCCAAAGCATTTTCGACTTCCAGAACACTCGGATGAAACTGGCGGAATGCAAGACCTTAGCTCAGGTCATGCGCAGTTACATGAACGACTGCACCCAGCAACTGGTCGACGGCAAACTCAGCGTAGAAGCGGCTTGTATGGCCAAATGGTGGTGCACCGAGCAGCAATGCAAAGTGCTGGATGAGTGTTTGCAGTTCTTCGGTGGCTACGGCTTCATGCATGAACAGCCGATAGCCAGGTTCTATGCCGATTCTCGTGCGCAGAAAATCTATGGCGGGGCCAACGAAGTGATGAAGGAAGTGATCGCCAAATCGCTGTAAGCAGAGGCTGAGCCCTTCGGGGCTCGCCTTTCCCTCGCTTTAGAGGTGCCCTTTAGTCCAGTGCCAGGGCCTTCATCCAGATCTCACGGGCATTCACCTGGTAGGCAGTCATTCGCTCAATGAGCTGCTGCCGCTTTGCGCTGTTGAACATCTCATCTGGCAGCAATGGATCCAGGATGATCATGCGGATCACTCGACGCCCTTCAATCAGCGTATGCGCGGCAGCCTGCTCCAAGCTCATCGAGAGCAGTTGCCGTTCACTGGCTTCAAGGCGCTTCAGGCAATCGTCGTAGGATTGATCCAGTGCCTGGGTATCCCAGAGCGTCCAGGCAGCTCGCTCATCTTCCTGCGCAAGGCCAGTCACTCCTAGGACGGTGGCGGTTGGCGCAAGGCCCAGCAACATCAGCTCCTGCCTAACCTGCTGGACGCCGCCCTGGATATTGTCGGGCCGCACACTCAAGCCATTAGGCAGTGACTTGAAACCACGTAGCTCCAGTGCTTTGGCATGGCGCTTCAGCGCAGTGCGGTCGGTACGCGATAAGTCCGAATCAAGCACACCTACCCAATCACCTCTCCAAGGCGCCATTTGCCGCTCCTTGTAGAGCCAGTTGCGGACATCCTGAAACAGGCTGTGCCCTGCTGGGTTCCAGGCATAGCAACCTCTGGATTGGGCGGTGACTTTGCCTTGTTGAACCAAACGCGTGAGAGCCACGCGCAGAGTCTGCTCTCCGATCCCCACAAAGCTGCCAGCTCGGCACAGCGCCGCTACAGGAAGCTCATGCGCTTCGTGTGAGGACAAAAGATCGAGGACGAGCTCATTAGCCGTAATGCTATCACTCAAAATATTGCTCTCTCATACGATATTTGTATTTCAATGTAATATTACATGTATTGGTGTACTGTTTTTCCTTATGAAACATTCCTTGCCTGGAGACCTATATGAGCGACCAGCTCGTGATCACCGAAGTTTCTGAGAGCGTGTGCACCATTATCCTCAACCGCCCAGAGCGGCGGAATGCTGTGGATCGGAAAACGGCGGATGCGCTGCGAGAGGCCTTTGAGCATTTCGAGGCTGATGCCAATTTGCGGGTAGCGGTGCTTTACGGCGCGGGGGGGAATTTTTGTGCCGGTGCAGATCTGAAAGCCATGAGCTCTCCTGATGCTCGCAATGAGGTCGATGAGTTCGGTGCAGGCCCAGGGCCAATGGGGCCAACGCGTATGCATCTGAGCAAGCCGGTGATCGCGGCTGTATCAGGCTATGCAGTTGCCGGGGGGCTAGAGCTCGCTGCCTGGTGTGACATGCGAGTCATAGAGGAATCGGCAATCTTCGGCGTCTTCTGTCGCCGTTGGGGTGTCCCTCTAATCGACGGCGGCACTGTTCGTTTACCTCGTCTCATTGGGCACGGACGAGCCATGGATCTCATTCTTACGGGGCGCCCGGTGGACGCCCAGGAAGCGCTGGCGATTGGTCTCGCCAATCGAGTCGTCGCGGACGGCCAAGCGCGTGAGGCCGCCGAGGCCCTGGCAAAAGAAATCGCAGCGTTCCCCCAGCAGTGCCTGGTTGCGGATCGCCAGTCTGCACATCGCCAATGGGATATTCCGATGACCGACGCGCTTCGCGAAGAGGGGGCAGGCGGGTACCCAATCGTTTTCAAAGAAGCCATTCAAGGAGCAGGTCGCTTCTCTGAAGGAGCAGGGCGCCACGGCAGCTTCAAGAACTGAAATGCCTCATCGAACTGAATCGGAGGGAACAACAATGACAACAAGTTACCTTGATTTGATCAATCGCGGTGCACAGCACCATCGAGACAGAACGGCGATTGTGTTTGGTGATGCTAGGTTGACCTTCACTGAGGTGGACGAACTGAGCAGCCAGCTTGCACATGCATTAGGCTCGCTGGGAGCCAACAGAGGCTCCACTGTCGCACTGCTCATGAACAATGGGCTTTACAGCGTGCCGATGGATTTTGCGTGCGTGAAGGGCGGTATCAACAGGGTTCCGATCAACTCCCGGCTGTCACTTTCCGAGCATGTCCGAATGCTGATGGACACACACTGCCAGACCCTGGTATTCGCTCCTGATCTGATTGAGCGCGCCACCGCTCTGCAAGAGCAGATTCCCGGACTCGTCACTCATGGCTTGGGTGTTTCCATGGAGGGCGGCGTTGACCTTCTTGATGAGGCAAGTCGGCATAGCAAGAAATGCCCGAAAGTTGGCGTTCAGCCAACGGATTATGCAGTGACCCTTTTTACTTCCGGTACCACGGGAACTCTAAAAGCCGCCCAGCACACCCAGGCATCCTATGCGGCAGTTTGCCAGAATATCTTTCAGAATTTCATCGACATTGCCCCTGATGACTCAATGCTACATGCGGCCTCACTGATTCATGCGAGCGGAGTATTTGTCCTGCCGTTCTGGCTGCGTGGCGCTCGTACTGTGATCATGCCTGGCTTCGACCCGCTGGCTTACTTGCAGCTCATCCAGAAGGAAAAAATCACGTCGGTGAACATGGTGCCGACCATGCTGCAAATGCTCTTGGATCACCCGTCTTTCCACGGCGCGGATCTATCGTCGCTGCGTCACATCATCTACGGCGCCTCTCCGA
The genomic region above belongs to Pseudomonas sp. GOM7 and contains:
- a CDS encoding acyl-CoA dehydrogenase family protein; this encodes MQNGHSHHPWMTEELSATREQARRFAEKEVAPRVESWREVGHSDPQVWKQLADLGLLLPELSEEYGGSGGSLAYQLVVQEELARVEAGLGIVTVHSIAAHYILNYGTDEQKQRWLPRLASGELLAAIAMSEPGAGSDLQGVRTRATREGEEYVINGSKIFISGGYNAGLIIVVCKTDLTQGAKGISLIVVETKALAGFKVGRLLNKIGLKASDTAELFFDEVRVPAGNLLGGVEGRGFYQLMQELPFERMQIAAGAVAVVERAVELTVQYTKERKAFGQSIFDFQNTRMKLAECKTLAQVMRSYMNDCTQQLVDGKLSVEAACMAKWWCTEQQCKVLDECLQFFGGYGFMHEQPIARFYADSRAQKIYGGANEVMKEVIAKSL
- a CDS encoding MaoC/PaaZ C-terminal domain-containing protein, giving the protein MCDHSPINVDSDFARAAGLPDVIGHGTLSMAWLGMLLTQWVPLSWIQKPDVRFSGICGLATVATCSGGARVDAYGVHLPPKAVDQRSEEKLVGEALIAKPQSLEKGEA
- a CDS encoding class I adenylate-forming enzyme family protein: MTTSYLDLINRGAQHHRDRTAIVFGDARLTFTEVDELSSQLAHALGSLGANRGSTVALLMNNGLYSVPMDFACVKGGINRVPINSRLSLSEHVRMLMDTHCQTLVFAPDLIERATALQEQIPGLVTHGLGVSMEGGVDLLDEASRHSKKCPKVGVQPTDYAVTLFTSGTTGTLKAAQHTQASYAAVCQNIFQNFIDIAPDDSMLHAASLIHASGVFVLPFWLRGARTVIMPGFDPLAYLQLIQKEKITSVNMVPTMLQMLLDHPSFHGADLSSLRHIIYGASPMPRPVIEKAISLLGQHRFWQYFGQTEFPLAIAALRPEDHVPELLGACGRPSIDVEIRLVDEAGNDVPDGKEGEIAVRGPSMMAGYFNAPALNQEMFFDDGWLRTRDVGIFDERGFLHLKDRTSDMIISGGYNVYPREVEDVLLAHPAVAECAVVGLKDPKWVEVVTAVVVLKPGQVSTESELINFVAAQVASYKKPQKVIFVSALPKTLIGKINRRVLREELAAS
- a CDS encoding crotonase/enoyl-CoA hydratase family protein — its product is MSDQLVITEVSESVCTIILNRPERRNAVDRKTADALREAFEHFEADANLRVAVLYGAGGNFCAGADLKAMSSPDARNEVDEFGAGPGPMGPTRMHLSKPVIAAVSGYAVAGGLELAAWCDMRVIEESAIFGVFCRRWGVPLIDGGTVRLPRLIGHGRAMDLILTGRPVDAQEALAIGLANRVVADGQAREAAEALAKEIAAFPQQCLVADRQSAHRQWDIPMTDALREEGAGGYPIVFKEAIQGAGRFSEGAGRHGSFKN
- a CDS encoding lipid-transfer protein, yielding MSVRVCVSGVGMIPFSKPGASETYDVMAGAAVRAALHDAGIDYARIEQAYVGYVYGDSAYGQKSLYPIGMTGIPIFNVNNNCATGATALFLARQAIESRAADCVLALGFEQMTPGALDYMFNDRPRSLSRFEQLTDELLGSSNKLPFALRCFGGAGYEHMKRFGTKLETFAKIRAKASRHAAQNPLALFKKEVSADDVMAAETLWPGVMTRLMACPPTCGAAAAILCSEAFARKHGLSTEVQIRAQAMTTDYSAAFAAKDMRELVGASMAKSAAYQVYEKAGVGTEDIQVIELHDCFAHNELITYEALGLCAEGEAEKFVEDGDNTYGGQYVTNPSGGLLSKGHPLGATGLAQCFELVEQLRGMAGARQVEGARFALQHNLGLGGACVVSLFERVGAGVA
- a CDS encoding AraC family transcriptional regulator, whose protein sequence is MSADLLEQPDARVTIAQYMSLFRSIMEALDDEGVGLFSRRLRRGSLALMVQSVVGSSTFEGSIRQACKAMNLLHDDVTVLLIRDGAMAGLRIDIPPSYLPERAFAHEILVIVLLRLMNWLYGQPLPNPAFDLATPQPKHVAECKQLLPGKIRFDRPSTIIWFGAEALSQRWQMSLSEIKSFIARTPDILVAPQRLDQPTSAKVRAFLLQNRLDWPELGVIAKALHISTSTLQRDLNNEGISFRMIKNQLRRDIAIERLTCSDVPLSKLAEELGFSDSAAFQRAFKAWTGEAPGSYRKA
- a CDS encoding SDR family NAD(P)-dependent oxidoreductase, whose translation is MSNALQGKVALITGSGRGIGRAVALKFASQGARVVINDLDAEVADSVVQEIIALGGEAVSCNGSVTAEGFAERFIKTAVDCFGGLDIIVNNAGYTWDNVIQKMSDEQWHDIIDCHLTAPFKILRAAQPVIRESVKSESARGERVLRRVINISSLAGVFGNAGQINYSAGKAGIIGMTQALAKEWGRLNTTVNCVAFGLIQTRLTVKASDNQTMNIDGREIKVGISDEIAAASKHIIPLGRFGTTEEAAGAVYLFAIPEADYVSGQTLVCAGGITGV